The Montipora capricornis isolate CH-2021 chromosome 3, ASM3666992v2, whole genome shotgun sequence genome window below encodes:
- the LOC138041461 gene encoding somatostatin receptor type 1-like, which yields MKNISSNVRSNDTSSRYSRTEAEGIAVCSVFIVADVFIVSGNLLTLVLFASSKKLRKRSLFMVINMAFSDLLLGILTLPIFIVMKGDSYQLWRFKSSQYLRKSYIFADTAFSQASLISAVFISLERFHAVSWPLQHRTLSPRAYHVGISVVWVLSILVSTICNVLVWFKTAKDSLYFWIPYALIVLLLLCSCNIGIWRKSQHRAVVSQQNIVNSQRLTKTLLFVSMFALICWLPLVVLNFLNFVYEIWTSWLSLAYSVADILNYCNSCINPIVYAFTIPEFKRAIRFRCTGKTEVLTVRQDKISGQNKIGVFLTFENQGMDTQL from the coding sequence ATGAAGAACATATCAAGTAACGTAAGATCGAATGATACATCTTCTAGGTATTCTCGTACTGAAGCAGAAGGAATCGCAGTGTGTAGCGTTTTCATAGTGGCAGATGTCTTCATCGTCAGCGGAAACCTCCTCACACTTGTTCTCTTTGCGTCAAGCAAAAAACTTCGTAAAAGAAGCCTATTCATGGTCATAAACATGGCATTTTCTGATCTGCTGCTAGGAATTTTAACTTTACCCATCTTCATTGTGATGAAGGGAGATTCTTATCAACTTTGGAGGTTTAAAAGTAGTCAATATCTTAGAAAATCATACATTTTTGCCGACACTGCTTTTTCACAGGCCTCGTTGATCTCTGCAGTCTTTATCTCCCTGGAGAGATTTCATGCTGTCTCCTGGCCTCTCCAACACCGAACTTTGTCCCCTCGAGCATATCATGTTGGTATTTCTGTTGTATGGGTACTTTCTATTCTTGTTTCTACAATCTGCAACGTGTTAGTATGGTTCAAGACAGCGAAGGACTCTCTTTACTTTTGGATACCTTATGCCTTAATTGTACTGCTGCTCCTCTGCAGCTGTAACATTGGCATTTGGAGAAAATCTCAGCACAGAGCTGTTGTTTCGCAACAAAACATAGTAAATTCGCAGCGACTGACAAAGACGTTGTTGTTTGTATCAATGTTCGCTTTAATTTGTTGGCTCCCCTTGGTCGTCCTAAACTTCTTAAATTTTGTTTATGAGATCTGGACATCATGGTTATCTCTTGCATACTCAGTTGCAGACATTCTAAACTATTGTAATTCTTGCATAAATCCGATTGTATATGCCTTTACAATTCCTGAGTTTAAGCGTGCAATACGTTTTCGTTGTACTGGCAAAACGGAAGTCTTGACAGTCAGGCAAGATAAAATAAGCGGGCAAAATAAAATAGGTGTTTTTCTGAcatttgaaaatcaaggcaTGGACACCCAATTGTGA